The genomic DNA caaaaaaggaaaaaacgaaTTTAGCTCTCTACATAAATTATAAAAGGGATCTGGCCAAATTGAAAACATGTATTCTTgaatctcaacaacaacaacaacaacaacatggtaTCATCCTCTCTgttctcgtcttcttcgtctataaggaaatctaagaaaacaagAATTTGCCTCGATTCTTTACCGGAAGATCTTCTTGTGGAGATTTCGTCAAGCATCGCAGCTTCTTCCTTGTCAGAGGTTCGTAGTCTCAGATTAGTTTCGAAACCGTTTCGTAATATCTGCGATGATCAATATGTTCTCTGCCGACTTTCGCTCCAAGAAACCCCTCTGCTCCCATGGAATCACGACCATGAAACGTTctccaattttttcaaaagatgTCGCAAGAATGGAAACCCCGAAGCTTTGTTTCGCAGAGGATTCATCCACTACTTTCTTGATAACCGTGAGCACAAAGGACTCAAATATTTAGCTAAAGCTgcagaaaaaggaaacaaagaggcAAAATATGTTTATGGGCTGATTCTAATCTGTCTTGGaggcaaaacaaaacaaaagggttTCAAGATCTTGTCTTCTCTTGTAAAGCCGTTGATGTCAACTACGATAGAGGATCTGGTGGAACTTCGACACATGATTGAAAAGATTAGAGAGTTCGTTTGGGATCATGCCAACCCGGTGATGGAACGACTCAAAACAGAATACGTTCGAGAGAAGTGCAAGTGCGACGGTAAAACCACGACGTTCTTAGCAAGGAATCCATACGGCGAAGACGAAGACATGAATACTTCTTCTGCTTGTGAGTTTTGTCTGTGGGATCACGAAGTTGAACTGTTCTGTAAGAGGATTTAGTGATcaatataatgtattaaattgaaaattaactaatatataagaaatttgGTTTTACTTTATATGCGTCTTGGATACATTCATATGAGGAAGAGTAATGGCCAAAAAGTGCTTCTATTGGCATCAACCTAACCGTAAATTAGAGTTCTTTCGGATAGAAATTTTATAATCTCATTCACTCCTCTTTGACTTtggtaaacaaataaacataaaagatgAGTTCCGTTTGGCATATTCTTTGAATTTGTGATTCTT from Camelina sativa cultivar DH55 chromosome 7, Cs, whole genome shotgun sequence includes the following:
- the LOC104704711 gene encoding putative F-box protein At1g67623 — translated: MVSSSLFSSSSSIRKSKKTRICLDSLPEDLLVEISSSIAASSLSEVRSLRLVSKPFRNICDDQYVLCRLSLQETPLLPWNHDHETFSNFFKRCRKNGNPEALFRRGFIHYFLDNREHKGLKYLAKAAEKGNKEAKYVYGLILICLGGKTKQKGFKILSSLVKPLMSTTIEDLVELRHMIEKIREFVWDHANPVMERLKTEYVREKCKCDGKTTTFLARNPYGEDEDMNTSSACEFCLWDHEVELFCKRI